A single genomic interval of Sphaerodactylus townsendi isolate TG3544 linkage group LG08, MPM_Stown_v2.3, whole genome shotgun sequence harbors:
- the CRYGS gene encoding gamma-crystallin S, with the protein MSKTGSRITFYEGKNFQGRRYECDRDNSDFHSDLSRCNSIRVDGYAWVIYERPNFAGNMYVLTHGDYPEYQRWMGLNDRISSCKSIQLPSGGKYQIQLFEKGEFSGQMHEFTDDCPSVMDQFHFREIHSCKVVEGAWVFYEHPNFRGRQYLLERGEYSKPVEWGATSPVVQSFRRIVE; encoded by the exons ATGTCTAAAACAGGAAGCAGG ATCACCTTCTACGAAGGGAAGAATTTCCAGGGGCGCCGCTACGAGTGTGATCGGGACAATTCAGATTTCCACAGTGACCTGAGCCGTTGCAATTCCATCCGTGTGGATGGATATGCCTGGGTTATATATGAGCGACCAAACTTTGCAGGGAACATGTATGTGCTGACCCATGGGGATTATCCTGAATACCAACGCTGGATGGGCCTTAATGACCGCATCAGTTCATGCAAATCCATTCAGTTA CCCAGTGGAGGAAAATACCAGATCCAGCTGTTTGAGAAGGGTGAGTTTAGTGGCCAGATGCACGAATTCACAGACGACTGCCCTTCTGTCATGGATCAGTTTCATTTCCGGGAAATCCATTCCTGCAAAGTCGTGGAGGGAGCCTGGGTTTTCTATGAACACCCCAACTTCCGTGGCCGGCAGTACCTTCTGGAGAGAGGAGAGTACAGTAAGCCTGTCGAGTGGGGGGCGACATCCCCAGTGGTCCAGTCCTTCCGACGTATTGTTGAGTAA